The Cryobacterium sp. SO1 genomic sequence TGCGGGCTGTTGGCCAGATCGAGGTAGTTTTGGATGCCGTTGAACGTGCCGCCGCCGAGGGTGGTCGAGTTGGTGAAGGAGAGCACGATCGTGTTCAGGAAGGGGCCGATTGTGAAGACCAGGGCGATGATGAGTGCCGGCGTCAGGAACAGCCACGGCAGCCATTTGTACTGTGCTTTCATGAGCGCTGAACTTTCGTAGTTCGAGTGGATGGGCCGGGGGCTGCGGGTGGGCAGCCCCCGGGAGGAATGGTTCGGGTTCTACTTGGCTGTGACGGCGTTTGCCTCTTCGACGGCCTGGTCCAACGCCTCTGCGGGAGTCAGATCGCCCTTCATGGCGAGCTGGACTTTGCCGATGACGATGGCCTTGATCCTGTCGTCGAACTGCACCGGCACGATGTTCTCTGCGTCTGGAAGCTGTTCGGCTGCAATACGACGGGCCTTGGACTCCACGGTTCCGTCGGAGTCATCCATGAAGTACGGATCGGCGAGAGCTTCAGTGACAGATGGGAAGATCGTGACGATTTTCGAGAACGCCAGCTGGTTCTCGGCATTGGTGATGTACTCCGCGAACGCGAGAGCTGTGGCCTTGTTCTCGCTGGACTTCGGAACGAGCAAACCCATCACGGACACGTTCGTCGGACCGCCCTCGCTTGTGATCTGAGGCCCGACATTCGTGGCCTTGGCGATATCCGGAGCGTTCTCTTCGATGATGGTGAGGAAGTTGGCGCCGGACGGGAACAGGGCGATCTGGCCGGCCTGGTAGGCCTCGGTCTCCTTGGCGTGATCCTGGGTCAAGGAGTCAGGAGGGAAGACGCCGGACTGGTACAGATCGGCGAGTTCTGCGACGTAGGCTTCGGCGTCCGGGGTATTGAAGGTCCACTCGGTGCCGGCTTTGTTCATGAGCGGAACGCCCATGCGCCCCAGGTCGGTGATGAAACGGTTCTCCAACGCCGGGTGCATCCCCGTGAAGTCGGCACCCGCACCGGCCAGGGTGCGAGCGTCCGCGAAGAGTTCGTCGTAGGTGGCGGGAGGACTATTGGGATCGAGCCCCGCCGTTTCGAACATGGAGCTGTTGTACATGGTGACCTCGGAGCTGAGGTACCACGGGAACCCGAAGGACCCGTCCTCCCCGGGAACCTGGAATGCGTCCCACGCGCCCGTGACGAATTTCGAACTCAGACCCGGCATGGCGTCGTCGAGGTTGACGAAGGCGCCCTGCGCTTCGAGCGGCTGAGCGAAGTTGGGATTGAGATTGATGACATCGGGCAGGGTCCCGGCCTGCGCATCCGTCGAGATCTTCTCCTGGGCGCCATCGAAGGGAACGTCGATCCATTTGACGGCGGTGCCCGGGTTCGCGGTTTCGAAGTCGTCGATGACGCCCTCGATGTAGTCGGTGAAGGTGGGCTTGAGCTGAAGGGTGGAGAACGTGATTTCGCCCGTGATCTCATCGCTGGACGACCCCGAATCAGTGGAGGTGCCCGAGCCGAGACCGCAACCGGTCAGCCCGATGGCCACGACGCCCGCGAGGGCAAATCCAATAGTGGGCAACTTCTTCATTGACAGTACTCCCATAACTTTTCTCGAATCGGGTGCGTCCGTAGTGGTTCCTACCACTCTGGCAATGGTTGCGCACATTATGAGTCAAGTCAAGAAGTTTTGGATTACTGGTCCCTACCACTTTGGCCACAAGGAGAAGGGCCGGAGTGCAGGTGGGAGCCGTGCGGCGGTCGGCCTCACCGGCTCCAACTGCTCCTGTCGAGCCGTGGTGGCGAGCACAACTCCTGCATTCCTCCTACAGCGGGCAACGGATGCCAGTGGTTCCGGGCATCCGGTGGCCAACGGTGAGAAATTGCAGGAGTTATGCTCTCGGCGCGCCTGTTACGGGCCGAAACCACCGGGCACCGGCACGGAACTGCCGAGGTGGCGTCACGCCGACCGGGCCCGACGGCGCCTACTGACCTCCCGAGACGTCGCTTCGGTTCCCTGCAGCACGACCAACGGGTCTCAACTGCCACCTCGGCGGGAGCACTCTCGCGAGGTGACAGCTGGGACCGCTTCACTCACCACCAGCGGAACCGGCGCGGCACCGCGCCAACCAGCGTCGGTCGAGCCCCACCGCCGGTCGAGCCCGCTACACTCGCTGCGCAACCGTCGGCCGAACTGGGTGAACGGTTGTTGGCGAGCGCGCTCCCTACCGGTCCCAGCACCCTCTCCCACTTTGCCTGGCATCCACCATCGGCTCGATGCTCCAGATTGCTGCGGTTACGGCTGGACGAGAGTTAGGCCCGCCGATTGCGCAGCTTCAGCCTGACGACGGTCATACGTGATGAATTCATCGGTCGCCACCCTCACGGCAACCGCGATATGGAGTGCATCCACGCTCCGAAGCGACGACCCGGGCAGGATGAGACCCGCTTCACGAAACGACCCGCGTTCGATGTCCACAAGAGTGATCCGTCTCAGCACGTCGGTGACCGCGAGCTGCGACACCGCAGTGCGATCCGCCAATCGACGCAGCTCAGTCTCCAGGAGTGCAGCCGAAACCAGGGTTACACCGTCCCTGGCCGACAACTCGTCGAGGTACTGGGCGAGCGCGGTCGACTCGGGTTCCTCCAAGATAAGTTTCCGGACGGCGGAGGTATCGATGTAGACGATCACCGGCGCAGTTTCTCAGCGCTCTTCGCGGAGGTCGTCCAGAACGCCGCCGACAGCCTGGGGGGACGAGTGTCGCGTCAATTCGGAGAACCCTCCTCGTGACAATTGCGGGCGAAACCGAATGCCCCGAAGGGCTGCGGAGGTCGGCGGCGTCAGCAGTGCGACAACCTCGCCGTTGTTGGTCACCTCGAAAGACTCTCCAGATTGAACCGAGCGAAGAACCTCCGCACTGTTGTTTCTGAGTTCACGATGCGGGATGGTTTTCATACGGCGAGCGTAGCACTCGTAGCACAACCCCACCCGTGTCGGTATTGTGCGGTCATCGCCGCCGTGATCGCCCACATCGCCGAAGCCATTATCAGGTTGTCGCGGCCGCGATAACGAGCGGCGCGATGATCGTCGCCGTCACATTGTTGACGCCGTGCAGCACGACCCCCGGCCAGATGGAGCCGGTGCGGCGAAAGAGAAGGGCGGTGAGAACACCGACGACGAACGCCACGGGCAGCACCGTGTTGAAGCCATGGGCGACGGCGAAGATCGTGGCACTCGCAATGACCGCGAGCCAAGCGGGAAATCGGTTGAACAGGGAGTTGGCGACGACACCGCGGAAGAAGGCCTCTTCACCGATCGGAGTGATGATCGAGCCGGCGATCACCGTCATGACCAGCCCCAGCAGGCCGGCCGCGGCGCCTGCCTGGTAGTCCGTCTGCACATTCTGGGCGTCGCCACTCAGGACCGAGTAGATGGCGGAGGCGATCCCGCCGAGGATGAACGCGACGAGACCGAGTCCCGCTCCGGCAAGGAGATGTCGTGCTTTGGCGCGGCGGATGCCGAACGCGGCGAGCCCGCGAATGCGCACGAGC encodes the following:
- a CDS encoding type II toxin-antitoxin system VapC family toxin: MIVYIDTSAVRKLILEEPESTALAQYLDELSARDGVTLVSAALLETELRRLADRTAVSQLAVTDVLRRITLVDIERGSFREAGLILPGSSLRSVDALHIAVAVRVATDEFITYDRRQAEAAQSAGLTLVQP
- a CDS encoding type II toxin-antitoxin system Phd/YefM family antitoxin, whose protein sequence is MKTIPHRELRNNSAEVLRSVQSGESFEVTNNGEVVALLTPPTSAALRGIRFRPQLSRGGFSELTRHSSPQAVGGVLDDLREER
- a CDS encoding CPBP family intramembrane glutamic endopeptidase is translated as MTTATSQTHTEPTRRMAPGWPELLAGGAAYIGCLALVYLLLPLVQNDAVAGVVGFVVSGAMGMVALAVAALVRIRGLAAFGIRRAKARHLLAGAGLGLVAFILGGIASAIYSVLSGDAQNVQTDYQAGAAAGLLGLVMTVIAGSIITPIGEEAFFRGVVANSLFNRFPAWLAVIASATIFAVAHGFNTVLPVAFVVGVLTALLFRRTGSIWPGVVLHGVNNVTATIIAPLVIAAATT
- a CDS encoding ABC transporter substrate-binding protein → MKKLPTIGFALAGVVAIGLTGCGLGSGTSTDSGSSSDEITGEITFSTLQLKPTFTDYIEGVIDDFETANPGTAVKWIDVPFDGAQEKISTDAQAGTLPDVINLNPNFAQPLEAQGAFVNLDDAMPGLSSKFVTGAWDAFQVPGEDGSFGFPWYLSSEVTMYNSSMFETAGLDPNSPPATYDELFADARTLAGAGADFTGMHPALENRFITDLGRMGVPLMNKAGTEWTFNTPDAEAYVAELADLYQSGVFPPDSLTQDHAKETEAYQAGQIALFPSGANFLTIIEENAPDIAKATNVGPQITSEGGPTNVSVMGLLVPKSSENKATALAFAEYITNAENQLAFSKIVTIFPSVTEALADPYFMDDSDGTVESKARRIAAEQLPDAENIVPVQFDDRIKAIVIGKVQLAMKGDLTPAEALDQAVEEANAVTAK